A single Chiroxiphia lanceolata isolate bChiLan1 chromosome 25, bChiLan1.pri, whole genome shotgun sequence DNA region contains:
- the TNNT2 gene encoding troponin T, cardiac muscle isoform X2 — protein sequence MSDTEEATEEYEQEQEEEYVEEEEEEWIEEEDGQEEQAEEVEETTSETKAEEQEDETKASGEGGEGDREQEPGEGESKPKPKVFMPNLVPPKIPDGERLDFDDIHRKRMEKDLNELQALIEAHFESRKKEEEELLSLKDRIEKRRAERAEQQRIRSEREKERQARMAEERARKEEEEARKRAEEEDRKKKALSNMLHFGGYMQKSEKKGGKKQTEREKKKKILSERRKPLNIDHLSEDKLREKAKELWQNIRDLEAEKFDLQEKFKRQKYEINVLRNRVSDHQKVKGSKGARGKTMVGGRWK from the exons AAGAGGAAGAATGGATAGAGGAAGAAGACG GTCAGGAAGAACAggcagaggaggtggaggagacGACCAGTGAAACCAAGGCAGAAG agcAAGAAGATGAAACAAAGGCATCAGGAGAAG GTGGAGAGGGGGACAGAGAGCAGGAGCCTGGGGAAG GGGAATCGAAGCCAAAACCCAA GGTCTTCATGCCAAACCTGGTGcctcccaaaatcccagatGGCGAGAGGCTGGATTTTGAC GACATTCACCGCAAGCGCATGGAGAAGGACCTGAACGAACTGCAGGCCCTCATTGAAGCCCACTTTGAGagcaggaagaaggaggaagaggagctccTGTCCCTCAAGGACAGGATT GAAAAGCGGCGAGCGGAGAGGGCGGAGCAGCAGCGGATCCGCagtgagagggagaaggagcGCCAGGCCCGGATGGCC GAAGAAAGAGCCCgcaaagaggaagaggaggctcggAAGagggctgaggaggaggatAGGAAGAAGAAAGCGCTCTCCAACATGCTGCATTTTGGAGGCTACATGCAGAAG TCAGAGAAAAAGGGtgggaagaaacaaacagagcgggaaaagaagaagaagattCTCAGTGAACGGCGGAAGCCCCTGAACATCGACCACCTCAGTGAGGACAAGCTGAG GGAGAAGGCCAAGGAGCTATGGCAAAATATCCGTGACCTGGAGGCTGAGAAATTTGACCTGCAGGAAAAGTTCAAGCGGCAGAAATATGAG ATCAACGTCCTCCGAAACCGTGTCAGTGACCACCAGAAAGT caaagg GTCAAAGGGTGCCCGTGGGAAGACCATGGTGGGCGGCAGGTGGAAATAG
- the TNNT2 gene encoding troponin T, cardiac muscle isoform X1 codes for MSDTEEATEEYEQEQEEEYVEEGQEEQAEEVEETTSETKAEEQEDETKASGEGGEGDREQEPGEGESKPKPKVFMPNLVPPKIPDGERLDFDDIHRKRMEKDLNELQALIEAHFESRKKEEEELLSLKDRIEKRRAERAEQQRIRSEREKERQARMAEERARKEEEEARKRAEEEDRKKKALSNMLHFGGYMQKSEKKGGKKQTEREKKKKILSERRKPLNIDHLSEDKLREKAKELWQNIRDLEAEKFDLQEKFKRQKYEINVLRNRVSDHQKVKGSKGARGKTMVGGRWK; via the exons GTCAGGAAGAACAggcagaggaggtggaggagacGACCAGTGAAACCAAGGCAGAAG agcAAGAAGATGAAACAAAGGCATCAGGAGAAG GTGGAGAGGGGGACAGAGAGCAGGAGCCTGGGGAAG GGGAATCGAAGCCAAAACCCAA GGTCTTCATGCCAAACCTGGTGcctcccaaaatcccagatGGCGAGAGGCTGGATTTTGAC GACATTCACCGCAAGCGCATGGAGAAGGACCTGAACGAACTGCAGGCCCTCATTGAAGCCCACTTTGAGagcaggaagaaggaggaagaggagctccTGTCCCTCAAGGACAGGATT GAAAAGCGGCGAGCGGAGAGGGCGGAGCAGCAGCGGATCCGCagtgagagggagaaggagcGCCAGGCCCGGATGGCC GAAGAAAGAGCCCgcaaagaggaagaggaggctcggAAGagggctgaggaggaggatAGGAAGAAGAAAGCGCTCTCCAACATGCTGCATTTTGGAGGCTACATGCAGAAG TCAGAGAAAAAGGGtgggaagaaacaaacagagcgggaaaagaagaagaagattCTCAGTGAACGGCGGAAGCCCCTGAACATCGACCACCTCAGTGAGGACAAGCTGAG GGAGAAGGCCAAGGAGCTATGGCAAAATATCCGTGACCTGGAGGCTGAGAAATTTGACCTGCAGGAAAAGTTCAAGCGGCAGAAATATGAG ATCAACGTCCTCCGAAACCGTGTCAGTGACCACCAGAAAGT caaagg GTCAAAGGGTGCCCGTGGGAAGACCATGGTGGGCGGCAGGTGGAAATAG